The sequence below is a genomic window from Nitrososphaerota archaeon.
AAGATTATCCTTCAATGTTTTCTTCTGGTTTTATGTTAGGATTGCGAAAAGTTCTATGTGAGTTTACAAGATATTGGTGGTTAGTAGATAGGTAATCAACAGATTGGTGTAGGTTGTAGATTGGATGTTGAGGGGTGATGGTTGCTTTGCATGTGACGGTTTATGATTACTTTGGTGGATTGTTTCTTTTGCTTTGGTGGATGAGTGGGTAGCAGGCGATTGCTGTTCGTCTTCCTTTCTCAGTGAGAGAGTATTCGATCCTGATTGGCGCCTCGTTCACGATGTTTCTTGAGATGAGTCCGGCGGCTTCCAGCATTCTTAATCTGTCGGTTAAGGTTCTTGAGCTGATTCCGATTAGGAGATTTTTGAGTTCGTTGAATTTTAGGATTCGCATGTAGAGCAGGACTAGTATTTCAAATGCCCATTTCTTGGAGAGGTAGTTGAACAC
It includes:
- a CDS encoding helix-turn-helix transcriptional regulator, whose amino-acid sequence is MPQSTLDEEVAKITENYINALTETVNRYSEAKLSLNEIQKEITEINKVFNYLSKKWAFEILVLLYMRILKFNELKNLLIGISSRTLTDRLRMLEAAGLISRNIVNEAPIRIEYSLTEKGRRTAIACYPLIHQSKRNNPPK